From Cygnus atratus isolate AKBS03 ecotype Queensland, Australia chromosome 1, CAtr_DNAZoo_HiC_assembly, whole genome shotgun sequence, the proteins below share one genomic window:
- the LOC118247778 gene encoding LOW QUALITY PROTEIN: ovostatin-like (The sequence of the model RefSeq protein was modified relative to this genomic sequence to represent the inferred CDS: deleted 1 base in 1 codon; substituted 2 bases at 2 genomic stop codons), protein MXLKLXRRSTIPGQFKSQKTGCPLEISPSLSSSRTEMWSRILLSIFCLSWITTVSSEPQYVLLVPTVVRSDSPQTACVQFHSVSEPLSLSVVLEYNNIQTTLFEEFVTKNDFFKCCEFKVPPAGSDPLAFISFSAKGSTVNLAERRSVAIENVDNILFIQTDKPIYKPGQKVMFRVVSLDSQFRPVQETYPRIIIEDPEQNQILQWLDVTSTHGIVQLSFPLIQEPILGSYHIIVEKKSGDKEYHFFTVEEYVLPKFEVTTSVPRRISFFDEEIRVNVCASYTYGQPVQGNVRINVCQERFYNPRCKQSQKPTCEAVTGLLGKDGCLSTVISTKTFQLYRSYARMYARLNVETTVTENGTGIQIKDYDYVAVNQENDRVMFRNMDLYYKRGIPYFGEISVTNMDDKPLANRIVVLEVNGEYHANYTTDKNGIAAFSINTSEFFDPSFKLRARQAPDDCADFLMWRNDNEPQALFFVRRFYSRTNSFVRIEPVREKLSCGQQRKVNVHYVLNRKGYRNANHTNFYYVVTAKGKIVLSGQKQVSISHASTAPRGTFSITLTVSEKLAPSARLLLYTVHPHGEIVADSSWIRSDICFKNKLRLKFSEKQGLPGSNVSLHLEAAANSYCALRAVDQSVFLLHPERELSAESVYYRLRLSDLHGYYYNGLNLQDDKTQECTPVKTTFFDGLYYEPVNVSRDGDAYKIFRDMGLKVFTNSVLRKPVLCNEDRSDRGDDHIFLEHGVGGGAYGADESRITASSLVNTVRKYFPETWIWDLIHTDSSGQANVFYTIPDTITEWKASAFCLQNDVGFGISSPVSLTAFQPFFVDLTLPYSVIRGEKFNLIANIFNYLDKCIQVSAILAESSDYKAEVLSPEGNIARVCANERKTYIWAVSPLSLGEVKFTITAEAKLDTRDAGKNTSSEERIIRKDTLIQTLQVEPEGIKKELTQSSLVCTKGKTVSEPVSLNLPRNLVEGSARAYFSVIGDILGTALRNMENLLHMPYGCGEQNMALFTPNIYALDYLNKTGQLTEEIRAKGTGYLITGYQKQLSYKHRDGSYSSFGTRDGEGSVWLTAFVYKSFAQAKRYIYIDNNVQSQTLIWLASKQKSDGCFENVGSHFNNVLKGGKEGEYSLTAYVVAALLEAGHSVEHPVVQSGMNCLETAFSNGIHNLYNQALFAYVYGLAGEEEKSKFFLEKLDKRATRDGSSVHWQRENKPPAEHYPDFYARAPSAEIEMTSYVLLALLNKAELTPDDLSYIARIVYWLVKQQNPYGGFSSSQDTVVALQALAKYGYLTFSKESHNTVKVSFMQFPSKAFQVNDKNRFLLQQASLPTVPGNYSMDVNGTGCVYLQTTLRYNVHLPNKFAGFSLSIQPANVSCTNNFPPKFDLVISASYTGNRHVSNMAIIDVKMLSGFVPDRSSLKKLQYQDSVVDRVDIKNNHIFFYLQKLSQKAISFSFSVEQSLPVSNIKPAPVHIYDYYETDEYALAEYQTPCSASSN, encoded by the exons atgTGACTGAAGCTGTGAAGGAGGAGCACCATCCCAGGCCAGTTTAAAAGCCAGAAGACAGGCTGTCCACTTGAGATCAgtccctct ctttcttcctcgAGGACAGAGATGTGGTCAAGGATACTTCTCAGTATTTTCTGCTTGAGCTGGATCACCACAGTGTCTTCTGAACC TCAGTATGTGCTGCTGGTACCAACAGTAGTGAGGAGCGACTCTCCACAGACCGCCTGTGTGCAGTTCCACAGCGTCAGCGAGCCTTTGTCCCTGAGCGTTGTCCTGGAATACAACAACATCCAGACAACTCTCTTTGAGGAGTTTGTAACGAAGAATGATTTCTTCAAGTGTTGCGAGTTCaag gTTCCTCCTGCTGGTTCTGACCCCTTGgcattcatttctttctctgccaaAGGCTCCACAGTCAACTTAGCTGAGAGAAGATCAGTGGCAATCGAAAATGTGGATAACATTCTCTTCATCCAGACGGACAAACCCATCTACAAACCAGGACAAAAAG tgatgtttcGTGTGGTCAGTTTGGATAGCCAGTTCAGACCTGTTCAAGAGACA taTCCCCGAATCATCATTGAG GACCCAGAGCAAAACCAGATTCTGCAGTGGTTGGACGTAACATCTACACATGGCATTGTCCAGCTTTCCTTCCCATTAATCCAGGAGCCAATCCTGGGGTCCTACCACATCATTGTGGAGAAGAAGTCAGGGGATAAAGAGTACCACTTCTTCACAGTGGAGGAATATG TGCTGCCGAAGTTTGAAGTGACAACTAGTGTGCCTAGGAGGATCTCTTTCTTTGATGAAGAAATCAGGGTGAATGTTTGTGCATC GTACACTTATGGCCAACCAGTGCAGGGGAATGTCCGAATCAATGTGTGTCAGGAGCGCTTTTATAACCCACGATGTAAGCAAAGCCAGAAACCAACCTGTGAAGCTGTCACCGGACTG cttgggAAGGATGGTTGTCTCAGCACTGTCATCTCCACCAAAACTTTCCAGCTCTACCGCAGCTATGCCAGGATGTATGCCAGGCTCAATGTAGAAACCACCGTCACTGAAAATGGGACAG GTATCCAGATAAAAGACTATGACTATGTTGCAGTCAACCAAGAAAATGACAGAGTGATGTTCAGGAATATGGATCTGTATTACAAGAGGGGAATTCCTTACTTTGGTGAG ATCAGTGTGACAAATATGGATGACAAGCCTCTTGCCAACAGGATAGTCGTGCTGGAGGTCAATGGAGAATACCATGCCAACTATACTACTGACAAGAATGGCATTGCTGCCTTTTCCATCAACACGTCTGAATTCTTTGATCCCAGTTTTAAGCTGAGA GCCAGGCAGGCACCAGATGACTGTGCAGACTTCTTGATGTGGAGAAATGACAATGAACCCCAAGCCTTGTTCTTTGTCCGTCGCTTCTACTCACGGACCAACAGCTTTGTAAGAATTGAGCCAGTGAGGGAGAAACTAAGCTGTGGCCAGCAGAGAAAGGTCAACGTTCACTATGTCCTGAACAGAAAAGGGTATAGGAATGCCAACCACACAAACTTCTACTATGTG GTGAcggcaaaaggaaaaattgttcTCAGTGGCCAAAAGCAAGTCAGCATCTCTCATG CTTCCACAGCTCCCAGAGGTACATTCTCCATTACATTGACTGTCAGTGAGAAGCTTGCCCCCAGTGCCAGACTGTTGCTCTACACAGTGCATCCTCATGGGGAAATAGTGGCTGACAGCTCCTGGATACGCAGTGATATATGCTTCAAGAACAAG CTCCGGCTCAAATTCTCTGAGAAGCAGGGTCTCCCAGGCTCTAACGTCAGTCTCCACCTTGAAGCTGCTGCCAACTCCTACTGTGCTCTGAGAGCTGTCGATCAGAGTGTCTTTCTTCTTCATCCTGAGCGAGAGTTATCTGCTGAGAGC GTGTACTACCGGCTTCGTTTGAGTGATTTACATGGCTATTACTACAATGGACTCAACCTGCAAGATGACAAGACCCAGGAGTGTACCCCAgtcaaaaccacattttttgaTGGCTTGTACTATGAACCTGTCAATGTCAGTCGTGATGGTGATGCCTACAAGATTTTCAGG GATATGGGCCTGAAGGTTTTCACCAACTCTGTGCTGCGGAAGCCAGTTCTGTGCAACGAAGACAGGTCAGATCGAGGAGATGACCATATCTTTTTAGAACATGGTGTCGGTGGTGGTGCCTATGGCGCAG ATGAGTCAAGAATTACTGCTAGTAGCCTTGTTAACACTGTTCGGAAATACTTCCCTGAGACATGGATTTGGGATCTGATTCATACTGA tTCCAGTGGACAGGCTAATGTCTTTTACACCATTCCTGACACTATCACAGAATGGAAAGCCAGtgctttctgtctgcagaaTGATGTTGGCTTTGGCATCTCCTCACCTGTGTCGCTGACAGCATTCCAACCATTCTTTGTGGATCTCACCTTGCCATACTCTGTCATTCGAGgggaaaaatttaatttaatagcCAACATCTTCAATTACCTCGACAAATGCATACAG gTCAGTGCCATACTGGCAGAGTCGAGTGACTACAAGGCAGAAGTCCTTTCACCAGAGGGAAACATAGCAAGGGTGTGTGccaatgaaagaaaaacctaTATTTGGGCTGTCAGCCCCCTCAGTCTTG GAGAGGTGAAATTCACCATTACCGCTGAGGCCAAACTGGATACTAGGGATGCCGGAAAGAACACATCCTCAGAAGAGAGGATAATTCGCAAGGACACCCTGATTCAAACATTACAAGTTGAG CCTGAAGGTATCAAAAAAGAATTGACTCAGAGCTCCCTAGTTTGCACAAAAG GCAAAACAGTTTCTGAACCAGTGTCTCTCAACCTGCCAAGAAACCTGGTGGAGGGATCAGCCAGAGCTTATTTCTCTGTCATCG GAGACATCTTGGGCACAGCCCTGAGGAATATGGAAAACCTCCTTCATATGCCTTATGGCTGTGGAGAACAGAACATGGCCTTGTTCACACCCAACATCTATGCCCTTGATTATCTGAATAAAACTGGACAGCTGACTGAAGAGATTAGAGCCAAGGGTACTGGTTATTTAATTACAG GCTACCAAAAGCAGCTATCATACAAACACCGGGATGGATCCTACAGCTCCTTTGGGACAAGAGATGGGGAAGGGAGTGTGTG GCTCACTGCCTTTGTGTACAAGTCATTTGCACAAGCCAAACGATACATCTACATCGACAACAACGTCCAGTCACAAACTTTGATCTGGCTGGCAAGCAAGCAGAAATCAGAtggctgctttgaaaatgttggGTCACATTTCAACAATGTTTTGAAG ggtGGAAAAGAAGGTGAATACTCACTCACAGCATATGTTGTGGCAGCATTGCTGGAGGCTGGACACTCTGTTGAG CATCCTGTAGTTCAGAGTGGCATGAACTGTTTGGAGACTGCATTTAGCAATGGGATCCACAACCTGTATAACCAGGCCCTCTTTGCCTATGTTTATGGCTTAGCTGGCGAAGaggaaaaatccaaatttttcCTTGAGAAGTTGGATAAAAGAGCTACGAGAGATG gtaGTTCAGTTCACTGGCAGAGAGAGAATAAGCCACCAGCAGAACATTACCCCGACTTCTATGCCCGTGCCCCTTCTGCTGAGATTGAAATGACCAGCTATGTGCTGCTGGCATTGCTCAACAAAGCCGAACTCACTCCAGATGACTTATCATACATTGCTCGCATCGTGTACTGGCTTGTCAAACAGCAGAACCCATATGGAGGTTTCTCGTCCAGCCAG GACACTGTTGTTGCTCTCCAAGCTTTAGCCAAGTATGGATACCTGACCTTCTCTAAGGAAAGCCATAACACAGTCAAAGTCAGCTTCATGCAGTTCCCCAGTAAGGCTTTCCAGGTGAATGACAAGAACCGCTTCTTACTGCAGCAGGCTTCCTTACCCACTGTTCCAGGGAATTACAGCATGGATGTGAATGGCACTGGCTGTGTCTATCTGCAG ACAACCTTGAGATACAACGTCCATCTACCAAACAAATTTGCaggattttctctctccatACAGCCAGCCAATGTATCCTGCACAAACAACTTCCCACCAAAGTTTGACCTTGTCATCTCTGCCAG TTACACAGGGAACCGCCATGTCTCCAACATGGCTATTATTGATGTGAAGATGCTCTCAGGTTTTGTTCCCGATAGATCTTCCCTGAAAAAG